In the genome of Gadus morhua chromosome 14, gadMor3.0, whole genome shotgun sequence, one region contains:
- the LOC115558541 gene encoding selenoprotein S — protein sequence MGTQMDDVQIIDVNEDGEEEEAPVMHRSSLGNQDLGFIRQTAEEILAEYGWHLLFLTVCIIVLIQYLSKKRAIQVSKRSSNETAQDPALIVRRQEALEASRRRLQEDLDAKAAEYKEKQKKLEEEKRKQKIEIWESMQEGKSYKAKNSSQAEEASSSSGVLKPKSDNKLRGSGYNPLAGDGGASVSWRPGRRGPTSGG from the exons ATGGGAACACAAATGGACGACGTGCAGATCATCGATGTGAACGAGGAcggcgaagaggaggaggcgccTGTGATGCACAGAAGCTCCCTGGGAAACCAGGACCTGGGCTTCATAAGGCAGACTG CAGAGGAGATTCTGGCTGAGTATGGGTGGCACCTGCTCTTCCTGACTGTCTGTATCATTGTACTGATCCAGTACCTGAGTAAGAAGAGAGCAATCCAGGTCAGCAAGCGCTCCTCTAATGAAACGGCACAAG ACCCAGCTCTGATCGTGAGAAGGCAAGAGGCCCTTGAAGCCTCCAGGAGAAGACTGCAGGAAGACCTCGATGCCAAAGCCGCAGAATACAAGGAGAAGCAGAAAAAG CtggaggaagagaaaaggaaGCAGAAAATTGAAATATGGGAAAGCATGCAAGAGGGAAAGAGCTACAAAGCCAAGAATTCTTCTCAG GCAGAGGAGGCCAGCTCATCGTCCGGGGTCCTGAAACCAAAGAGCGACAATAAGCTCCGAGGCTCAG GCTACAACCCCTTGGCTGGAGACGGCGGAGCGTCTGTCAGCTGGAGACCAGGGAGGAGGGGCCCGACGTCGGGTGGATGA